GAATCACGCCAGTTTCTGGATCCACGAGACCCGGCAGAATGACAGAGATAGCGATCAACTCGCGGATTTTGCGCTGACTGTTTTCAATAAATTGCGCGATGGTATTGAGCAACGCATGCTCAAGCGTTTCCTGAGTGCGTTCTGGAAGCGGGTAGTGCTCTTCAGCAATCACTTTGCTACTCAAATCGTACAGCGTCAGCGTGGTGTCGTGACGGCCCAGGCGCACGCCGATGGCGTGGAAATTGCGGGTTTCGGTAATAATAGAGATGGCGCGTCGGCCTCCGGTGGAGGCCTGCTGATCGACTTCTTTGATCAATCCGCGCTCAATAAGCTGACGGGTGATTTTTGTCACGCTGGCGGGAGCAAGCTGGCTCTGTTCAGCAATCTGTATGCGCGAGATTGGACCGTGCTGGTCAATCAGGCGATACACTGCCGCACTGTTAAGTTGTTTAACGAGGTCAACGTTACCGATTTGAGCTTGTCCGCCAGATGTCATACTTTTACTTACTCAGTGACGACCTCGTTACCATTAACGATGGTCTTAGTAATTTTATAATCGTGCGTGAAGGCGGTCAGGTTGGCAACCATGCCCGGCGCAATGCCGCCCAGCTGTTTGTCTACACCGATAGCGCGAGCCGGATAGAGCGTTGCCATACGCAGCACTTCGTCCAGAGCAATGCCGCAATGTTCAACCAGGTTGCGTACCCCTTCGATCATCGTCAGCGCAGAGCCGCTCAGCGTACCGTTCTCATCCACACACAATCCATTACGGTAGTATATTGTTTTACCAGCAAAAATGAACTGTTCAATGTTTGCCCCTGCTGGCGCGGTCGCGTCAGTCACCAGGCACAGCTTATCGCCCTTGAGGCGTTTGGCATTGCGGATATTGGTGTAATCCACGTGCAGACCGTCGGCGATAATGCCGCAGTAAACGTCCGGCTCATCCAGAATTGCGCCTACCAGGCCTGGTTCGCGGCCCGTAATATACGGCATCGCATTGTACAGATGGGTGGCAAAGGTAATCCCTGCGCGGAAGCCGGTTTTGGCCTCTTTTAATGTGGCATTTGAGTGACCTGCCGATACCACAATGCCTGCCGCCGCCAGTTTGCTGATCACGTCTGGGCCAGTCATTTCGGGGGCGAGTGTCACTTTGGTGATCACATCTGCGTTCGCGCACATGAAATCGACCAGCTCGGCATCGGGTTTACGCACGAAGCTTGGATTGTGCGTCCCTTTTTTGACGATGTTCAGCCACGGTCCTTCCAGATGCAGGCCCAATGCCTGATTCGGATGTTTTGCCAGGTATTCGCGCATCACGCGGATACCTTGTTTCATCAGGTCATCGCTGGTGGTGATAAGCGTCGGCAGATAGCTGGTGCAGCCCGATTTCTCATTGGCGTGTTGCATTATCTCCAGCGTGTCGACCGTAACGGCCTCCGCGGTATCATTAAACTGCACGCCGCCGCAGCCGTTGAGCTGAACGTCAATAAAACCGGGGGAGAGTATTGCTCCATTGAGTGAGCGCTGTTCGATCCCTGGCGGTAAGGCAGCCAGTGGGCAGACACGTTCAATCAGGCCATTAGCGATAACAATCGCATGGTCATCCAGAATTTCATGGCCGGTATAAATCCGACCGTGGGTTAAAGCGTACATAACGACCCCCGGTTAAAAATACGACCGTCTCTTTATATTATGAAGAGACGGTAATTCAATTACAGACCTTTGATGTTTTCAGCTTCTAGCTCGTTGAAGTATTTCAGCGTTTTCACTTTCAGTTCCATCGTGGATGGCTCATCGCACACGACGACGGCTTTAGGATGCAACTGCAGGCAGCTGATGGTCCACATGTGATTCACGTTGCCTTCGACGGCAGCCTGAAGCGCTTGTGCCTTCACGTTGCCCAGCACCAGAATCATCACTTCTTCCGCATCCAGCAGCGTACCCACGCCTACAGTCAGTGCATATTTAGGCACCTGGCTGACATCGCCGTCGAAGAAGCGAGAGTTTGCCACGCGAGTGTCATGCGTCAGCGTTTTAATACGGGTGCGAGAAGCCAGAGACGACGCAGGTTCGTTAAACGCAATGTGCCCGTCGTTGCCTACGCCACCCATAAACAGGTTAATTTTGCCGTATGAGCGGATTTTTTCTTCGTACTGACGGCATTCTGCGTCAATATCAGGCGCGTTCCCATTAAGCAGGTTAATATTTTCAGCTGGGATATCAACATGATCAAAGAAATTACGGTGCATGAAGCTGTGATAGCTTTCCGGATGTTCTTTCGCCAGGCCGACATATTCGTCCATATTGAAAGTCACCACATGTTTGAAGCTAACCTGGCCCGCTTTATGCATTTCAACTAATGCTTTATACGCCGTCAGCGGAGTGCCGCCGGTTGGAAGACCCAGAACGAAAGGACGATCGGCAGTCGGTTTAAACGCATTGATGCGATTAACGATATGGCGAGCGGCCCATTTACCGACTTGTTCAGCTGTTGCCAGGGGAATCAGTCTCATTGTTCACCTCTAAGTTAAAGTAAAAGAGTGGGCGGATGGCGCACCTGGAGCTTTAATAAGCGTAACCTGGATAACGTCAAGCAGGGGCAATCCGTCTTGATTTTTTGAATGATAAAATAAGTTTTGCCTGTTAGCCAGTGGAAGGGAGGGTTAATAACGATATTTGGTGACAAAACTCACAAAAAGTACGCATTTAATTTGCGATACGAATTAATTTTTCACACACTCAGAATGCCAGTGATTCATCAACTGTATAGATAAGTTAGTGACACAATAAAAAACAGCTGAGAACGTGCCTTAAACGGGGTCTCAAGGGGGAAGAAAGTGAGTATTCTAGGTTATTTACAAAAGGTTGGCCGCGCACTGATGGTGCCGGTTGCCACGCTGCCAGCGGCAGCAATTCTGATGGGTGTTGGTTACTGGATTGACCCGGTTAGCTGGGGTGGAGACAACGCATTAGCGGCGCTCTTCATTAAATCGGGTGCCGCCATCATCGACAACATGTCCGTTTTGTTTGCGATTGGTGTCGCGTACGGCATGTCCAAAGATAAAGACGGCGCTGCGGCGCTGACCGGTTTTGTGGGCTTCCTCGTGTTGACCACGCTTTGCTCACCGGCAGCGGTGGCGATGATCCAGAAGATCCCAGCAGACCAGGTGCCTGCTGCGTTCGGTAAGATCAGCAACCAGTTCGTGGGTATTCTGGTGGGTATTATCTCCGCAGAACTGTACAACCGCTTCAGCAGCGTAGAGTTGCCAAAAGCGCTCTCCTTCTTCAGCGGCCGTCGTCTGGTGCCGATTCTGACCTCTTTTGTGATGATTTTTGTTGCTTTCATCATGATGTACATCTGGCCGCTGATCTTTGACGGTCTGGTGAACTTTGGTGAACACATCCAGAAACTGGGTTCTGCCGGTGCGGGCGTGTATGCGTTCTTCAACCGTTTGCTGATTCCAGTCGGTCTGCATCACGCGCTGAACTCCGTATTCTGGTTTGACGTCGCGGGTATTAACGATATCCCTAACTTCCTGGGTGGCGCACAGTCCATCGAATCAGGTAAAGCGGTTGTCGGTATTACGGGTCGTTACCAGGCGGGCTTCTTCCCAATCATGATGTTCGGTCTGCCGGGTGCGGCGCTGGCCATCTACCACTGCGCGCGTCCAGAGAACAAAGCGAAAGTTCTGGGTATCATGATGGCGGGTGCATTTGCAGCCTTCTTCACTGGTATCACCGAGCCGCTGGAATTCTCCTTCATGTTCGTTGCGCCGGTGTTGTACTTCATCCACGCCGTGCTGACCGGTATTTCTGTGTTCATCGCCGCGTCGATGCACTGGATTGCAGGTTTCGGCTTCAGTGCAGGTCTGGTGGATATGGTGCTGTCCTCCCGTAACCCGTTGGCGACACACTGGTGGATGCTGATCCCGCAGGGCCTGGTGTTCTTCGCGATCTACTACGTGGTGTTCCGCTTCACGATCACGAAATTCAACCTGATGACTCCGGGTCGTGAACTGGCTGTTGCCGGTAGCGAAGCGGATGGTCAGGACGTGAATGTGAGCGCTAACGCAGACCAGGATGTTGCAGGCCTGGCGCGTCAGTACATCGCCGCAGTGGGCGGTTCTGATAACCTGACGGGTATTGATGCATGCATCACCCGTCTGCGACTGAACGTGAAAGACTCCTCTCTGGTTAACGAAGCGCTGGCAAAACGCCTGGGTGCATCAGGCGTTATTCGTCTGAACAAAACCAGCGTGCAGATTATTGTGGGCTTCGTTGCAGAAAAAATCGCTAACGCAATGAAAACCACCGGTCCGGTAGCCGCATCAGAATCCGCTTCTGCTCCGGTTGCAGCGCCAACCGCCGCAAAACCACAGGCGGTGCCTAACGCAACAACTATCGCAGCGTTGGTTTCGCCAGTGACCGGCGAAGTCGTCGCGATCGAACAGGTTCCTGACGAAGCTTTTGCCAGCAAAGCGGTGGGTGACGGTGTGGCAGTGGTACCAACGGAAAAACTCGTGGTATCACCTGCAGCGGGCACTATCGTTAAAATCTTCAACACCAACCATGCGTTCTGCCTGGAAACCGAAAAAGGTGCCGAAATCGTTGTCCACATGGGCATTGATACGGTCGCTTTGGGTGGTAAAGGCTTTACGCGTCTGGTTGAAGAGGGCGCAGAAGTGGTTGCCGGTGAACCGATTCTGGAAATGGATCTGGACTATCTGAACGCCCATGCGCGCTCGATGATAAGCCCGGTTGTCTGCAGCAATATCGACGACTTTAGCGGCCTGGTCATTCAGGCAAAAGGTCAGGTTGTTGCAGGCCAGACCCCGCTGTATGAGATTAAAGGCAAGTAATCGCTCCTGAGTAGAGTTCATGCCTTAAGCGGCGGGGGTTATCCTCCGCCGCTTTTTTTTGCATCAATCACCCCCATTATTTTCCTCCTGGACGTATTAAGGGTTGTCACTACGTCCGGCTTATAAGATCATACGCCGCTATACGTTATTTACGCCTTTGAGGAATCCACGATGAGTGAGGCTGAAGCCCGCCCGAGTAACTTTATTCGTCAGATCATCGATGAAGATCTGGCCAGTGGTAAGCACACCACAGTGCATACCCGTTTTCCGCCGGAGCCTAATGGCTACCTGCACATTGGCCATGCGAAATCCATCTGCCTGAACTTTGGCATTGCGCAAGACTATCAGGGTCAATGCAACCTGCGTTTCGATGACACCAACCCAGTAAAAGAAGACATCGAATACGTTGAGTCCATTAAGAACGACGTGCAGTGGTTAGGATTCAACTGGTCAGGCGACATTTGCTACTCTTCAGACTATTTTGATCAGCTCTTTGCCTATGCGGTGGAGCTGATCAACAAAGGTCTGGCCTACGTTGACGAGCTGTCTGCTGACGAAATCCGTGAATATCGCGGCTCGCTGACCGCGCCGGGCAAAAACAGCCCATACCGCGATCGTAGCGTCGAAGAAAACCTCGCCCTGTTCGAAAAAATGCGTGCGGGTGGCTTCGAAGAAGGTAAAGCGTGTCTGCGTGCCAAAATCGACATGGCATCGCCATTTATCGTGATGCGCGATCCGGTTCTGTACCGTATTAAATTTGCCGAACACCATCAGACCGGCAACAAGTGGTGCATCTACCCGATGTACGACTTCACCCATTGCATCAGCGATGCGCTGGAAGGCATCACGCACTCTCTGTGCACGCTGGAATTCCAGGACAACCGTCGTCTGTACGACTGGGTGCTGGATAACATCACCATTCCTGTGCATCCGCGTCAGTACGAGTTCTCTCGTCTGAATCTGGAATACACGGTGATGTCCAAGCGTAAGCTGAACCTGCTGGTGACGGATAAGCACGTTGAAGGCTGGGATGACCCGCGTATGCCGACCATTTCCGGTCTGCGTCGCCGTGGTTACAGCGCCTCATCGATCCGCGAATTCATCAAGCGTATCGGCGTGACCAAGCAAGACAACACCATTGAAATGGCGTCGCTGGAATCCTGTATTCGCGAAGATTTGAACGAAAATGCGCCGCGCGCAATGGCCGTTATCGATCCGGTTAAACTGGTTATCGAAAACTATCCGCAGGGCGAAAGCGAGCTGGTGACGATGCCTAACCATCCGAGCAAACCGGAAATGGGCAGCCGCGAAGTGCCATTCAGTGCTGAAATCTGGATCGACCGCGCCGATTTCCGCGAAGAAGCCAACAAGCAGTACAAACGTCTGGTGATGGGCAAAGAAGTGCGCCTGCGCAATGCCTACGTAATCAAAGCTGAGCGCGTAGAAAAGGACACAGAAGGCAATATCACCACGATTTTCTGCAGCTATGATGCGGAAACCCTCAGCAAAGATCCGGCTGATGGCCGTAAAGTGAAAGGCGTTATTCACTGGGTCAGCGCTGCGCACGCGCTGCCGGTTGAAATTCGTCTTTACGATCGTCTGTTCAGCGTGCCAAATCCGGGCGCTGCGGAAGATTTCCTGGCGACGATCAATCCGGAATCTCTGCTGATCAAACAGGGTTACGCTGAGCCGTCGCTGAAAAATGCGGAAACCGGCAAGGCTTACCAGTTTGAGCGTGAAGGGTACTTCTGTCTGGACAGTCGTTATGCAACCGCTACCAAACTGGTCTTCAACCGTACAGTAGGTCTGCGTGACACGTGGGCCAAAGCTGGCGAGTAATCCAGGTCAATGAGAGACAAACGCCGCATATTGCGGCGTTTTTTTTGCTTGTCGATCAGGCTGTTAGTATTTCATCGAAAAAGAGACGTTTAAAATTGAGGTCAATGAGCTGCTACTTATTTTATTAAATAAAATTTGATGTGCATGAGTAAAGTAAAATAAAACAATGTAATCGCTATCAATAATTATTAGTGATTGAATTTAGTTGATTTTTTAATGTGAAAACCCTTCCTGATCTATATGTTACAAATCACTACCAATTATGTGCACTTCGTCATAATCCTGCATTTTGCCCACTGAAAAGCATTGATAATTCGCGTCGCGAAAAATAGTCTAAAGACGGTAGTTAATTCGAGGGTATTTATAACTACCCCTGACCGTTTGGTCTTTTTAGATTTTTCGCCGTTTAAGGCGCTTTAATTCGTCAAAGAGGAACAACTATGCGTACGTTCAGTGGCAAACGTAGTGCGCTGGCGCTGGCTATTGCCGGTGTGACAGCAATGTCTGGTTTTATCGCTTCACCGCAGGCTCAGGCAGCAGGCTTTATCGATGATTCCACGCTCACGGGCGGTATCTATTACTGGCAACGTGAACGTGACCGTAAAGACGTCACCGAAGACAAATACAAAACCAACTTGTCCCATTCCACCTGGAACGCCAACCTCGATTTCCAGTCAGGTTATGCTGCGGACATGTTCGGGTTGGATATAGCGGCGTTCACTGCCATTGAGATGGCAGAAAATGGCGACAGCGCGCACCCGAACGAAATCGCGTTCTCCTCGAGTAACAAAGCCTACAAAGAAGACTGGTCGGGTGATAAGAGCGGAATAAGCCTCTATAAAGCGGCCGCTAAGTTCAAATACGGCCCGGTTTGGGCTCGCGGCGGGTATATTCAGCCAACCGGTCAGACGCTGCTAGCCCCACACTGGAGCTTTATGCCTGGTACATATCAGGGCGCTGAAGCCGGGGCAAACTTTGACTACGGTGATGCAGGCGCGTTGAGTTTCTCCTACATGTGGACCAACGAATATAAAGCCCCGTGGCATCTGGAGATGGACAAGTTCTATCAGAATGACAAGAAAACCAAAGTCGAATATCTCCACTCGTTAGGGGCGAAATATGACTTTAAAAACGATTTAGTGCTGGAAGCGGCTTTTGGTCAGGCAGAAGGATACGTGGATCAATACTTCGCCAAAGCCAGCTATAAATTCGATATCGTCGGCGGCCCGCTGTCCACCAGCTATCAGTTCTACGGCACGCGTGACAAAGTCAGCGATGGTAGCGTGAACGATCTGTATAACGGCACGGCATGGCTGCAAGCATTGACCTTCGGCTACAAAGTCGGGCAAGTTGATTTGCGCCTGGAAGGGACATACGTGAAGGCCGAAGGCCAGCAGGGCTACTTCCTGCAGCGTATGACGCCAACCTACGCGTCATCAAATGGTCGCCTGGATATCTGGTGGGATAACCGTTCGGATTTCAACGCCGATGGTGAGAAAGCTGTATTCTTCGGCGCCATGTATGACCTGAAAAACTGGAATCTGCCGGGCTGGGCGGTTGGCGCATCTTACGCGTATGCATGGGACGCAAAACCTGCAGATATGGCGACGCCGGACGCTTACTATGACCCGAACTATCGCCTGAAAGAGTCCTCATATAGCCTCGATGCGATCTACACCCTCCAGGAGGGTCGCGCGAAGGGCACGATGTTCAAACTGCACTTCACCCAGTACGACAACCACTCCGATATTCCAAGCTACTCGGGCGGTTACGGCAACATCTTCCAGGATGAGCGTGACGTGAAATTCATGGTCATCGCGCCATTCACCATTTTCTGATGAACGCGCCGGCGGGGTGATTCCCCCCATCCCGCCGGAATGGAGACTGAAATGCTGAAAAAATTAATTATCGTCGCGGTGCTCGCATCGGGACTGGTCGCCTGCGCACAGCCTCAGGCACCAAAAGAAGACTCACGACTGAAAGAGGCGTATAGCGCCTGTATTAACACCGCCAAAGGATCGCCAGACAAAATTCAGGCCTGTCAGAGCGTGCTGACTGTGCTGAAAAAAGATAAAGCGCACGAGCAGTTTGCGACGCAGGAAAATGTGCGGGTGCTGGATTACCAGGCCTGTATTCAGGCGCGTCAAACCGGTAACGATCAGGAAGTGGCAAAGCGCTGTGACAAGGTCTGGCAGGAGATCCGCAGCAACAATAGCAAGTAATCTTCTTTTGCCACGCCCGGTTGTGCTCCATCCTTAAGTTCGCAGGATGAAGCACAACCGGGCTTTTTCATTTATACCAGGCAAAAAAAAAGCCAACCGTCAGGTTGGCTCAGAGTATGAGACACGATTATTTGGTGTCGTGCGCGTGATCGTTTTCGCGGCAATCGCCTTCTGCACAGTGACCGTAGAGGTACAGGCTGTGGTTGGTCAGACGGATACCATGACGAGTGGCAATCTCACGCTGACGAGATTCGATAGATTCATCGCTAAACTCGATCACCTTGCCGCAATCCAGGCAAATGAGGTGATCGTGGTGATGCTGTTGTGTCAGTTCAAAAACGGATTTACCGCCTTCAAAATTATGACGGGTGACAATCCCGGCGTCATCAAATTGGTTCAGAACGCGATAAACGGTCGCCAGGCCAATCTCTTCGCCCATGTCGATCAGACGTTTATACAAGTCTTCCGCACTGACATGGTGATTGTCCGGCCCTTGCAGTACTTCCAGGATTTTTAAACGAGGAAGCGTCACTTTCAGGCCAGCCTTCTTTAATGCGGTATTGTTGTCAGTCATGCGGAATCTGTCCTGTTGCTAAACGATTCACTTCTAAAGAAGAAGTGACAGAAAATGCACTTGGGATAATGCGTTTCATTATAGAACTGCCATGCTTAAATGAAAACTGCAAGTCTCAAGCAAAGTATGCTTATAAAAACGTGGTATCGCCAACAAAGTTGAGCGAAGGCATCCACTTTAACCTGGGATATTGTACAGGTCTGAAAGCAAAAGTTAAAAATTTGTAGCAATTATTTTAATTGGAAATACCTATCAATGCGGCGCAACAGTTTTGCAGCGCCGCACGATCAATCAGGCATTCAGGATATCGTCGAGGTGAAGTTCTTCGCGGATCTGCTTAACCCATTGGTTTACGCGTTCTGCGGTGAGTTCTGGTTGACGGTCTTCGTCAATCGCCAGGCCCACAAAGTGATCGTCATCCGCCAGGCCTTTAGACGCTTCAAAGTGGTAACCCGCCGTTGGCCAATGACCGACAATCGCCGCGCCGCGCGGTTCGATGATGTCGCGGATGGTGCCCAGCGCATCACAGAAGTACTCTGCGTAATCTTCCTGGTCACCGCAGCCGAACAGCGCGACCAGCTTACCGTTGAAGTCGACTTCTTCCAGCGTTGGGAAAAAATCATCCCAGTCACACTGCGCTTCGCCGTAGTACCAGGTAGGAATGCCCAGCAGCAGAATATCGTAGCCTTCGAGATCTTCTTTGCTGCTCTTCGCAATGTCATGGACGTCGGCAACGTCTTTACCAAGCTGTTTTTGAATGTTTTTTGCGATGTTTTCGGTATTACCGGTATCGCTGCCGAAGAAAATGCCGATGATTGCCATGAGTAAAATAACCTCTTGAAACTTAATGGTATGGTGGCACAAATTGTCCACGGATAAGGGCAATCATAGCAGAACAGAGAAGTCAGCGGAAACAGCTATCACGCGGGACTGCACTCTGTGCTACATGAAAGTGGGGTAAGGGTGGTTTTTCAGACTTTTACTGAGAATGGCGCAATGCCTGCAGTTGCAGCATAAGCATCTCTTCGATCAGCTCGCTGCGGCTGATTTCACGGGCCTCAGCCAGTTCGCTTAGGGCATCGACGGCGTCCGCATTGAGTTTTAACTCGACGCGTTTAAGCCCACGACTTTTGTCGCGTTTAAGCTGGTTGCGCTTATTGATGCGCAACTGTTCATCGCGCGAAAGCGGATTGGTTT
This sequence is a window from Enterobacter sp. 638. Protein-coding genes within it:
- the chiP gene encoding chitoporin, translated to MRTFSGKRSALALAIAGVTAMSGFIASPQAQAAGFIDDSTLTGGIYYWQRERDRKDVTEDKYKTNLSHSTWNANLDFQSGYAADMFGLDIAAFTAIEMAENGDSAHPNEIAFSSSNKAYKEDWSGDKSGISLYKAAAKFKYGPVWARGGYIQPTGQTLLAPHWSFMPGTYQGAEAGANFDYGDAGALSFSYMWTNEYKAPWHLEMDKFYQNDKKTKVEYLHSLGAKYDFKNDLVLEAAFGQAEGYVDQYFAKASYKFDIVGGPLSTSYQFYGTRDKVSDGSVNDLYNGTAWLQALTFGYKVGQVDLRLEGTYVKAEGQQGYFLQRMTPTYASSNGRLDIWWDNRSDFNADGEKAVFFGAMYDLKNWNLPGWAVGASYAYAWDAKPADMATPDAYYDPNYRLKESSYSLDAIYTLQEGRAKGTMFKLHFTQYDNHSDIPSYSGGYGNIFQDERDVKFMVIAPFTIF
- the ybfE gene encoding LexA regulated protein — translated: MAKEQTDRTTLDLFATERRPGRPKTNPLSRDEQLRINKRNQLKRDKSRGLKRVELKLNADAVDALSELAEAREISRSELIEEMLMLQLQALRHSQ
- the fldA gene encoding flavodoxin FldA, which codes for MAIIGIFFGSDTGNTENIAKNIQKQLGKDVADVHDIAKSSKEDLEGYDILLLGIPTWYYGEAQCDWDDFFPTLEEVDFNGKLVALFGCGDQEDYAEYFCDALGTIRDIIEPRGAAIVGHWPTAGYHFEASKGLADDDHFVGLAIDEDRQPELTAERVNQWVKQIREELHLDDILNA
- the glnS gene encoding glutamine--tRNA ligase, whose product is MSEAEARPSNFIRQIIDEDLASGKHTTVHTRFPPEPNGYLHIGHAKSICLNFGIAQDYQGQCNLRFDDTNPVKEDIEYVESIKNDVQWLGFNWSGDICYSSDYFDQLFAYAVELINKGLAYVDELSADEIREYRGSLTAPGKNSPYRDRSVEENLALFEKMRAGGFEEGKACLRAKIDMASPFIVMRDPVLYRIKFAEHHQTGNKWCIYPMYDFTHCISDALEGITHSLCTLEFQDNRRLYDWVLDNITIPVHPRQYEFSRLNLEYTVMSKRKLNLLVTDKHVEGWDDPRMPTISGLRRRGYSASSIREFIKRIGVTKQDNTIEMASLESCIREDLNENAPRAMAVIDPVKLVIENYPQGESELVTMPNHPSKPEMGSREVPFSAEIWIDRADFREEANKQYKRLVMGKEVRLRNAYVIKAERVEKDTEGNITTIFCSYDAETLSKDPADGRKVKGVIHWVSAAHALPVEIRLYDRLFSVPNPGAAEDFLATINPESLLIKQGYAEPSLKNAETGKAYQFEREGYFCLDSRYATATKLVFNRTVGLRDTWAKAGE
- the nagB gene encoding glucosamine-6-phosphate deaminase, which produces MRLIPLATAEQVGKWAARHIVNRINAFKPTADRPFVLGLPTGGTPLTAYKALVEMHKAGQVSFKHVVTFNMDEYVGLAKEHPESYHSFMHRNFFDHVDIPAENINLLNGNAPDIDAECRQYEEKIRSYGKINLFMGGVGNDGHIAFNEPASSLASRTRIKTLTHDTRVANSRFFDGDVSQVPKYALTVGVGTLLDAEEVMILVLGNVKAQALQAAVEGNVNHMWTISCLQLHPKAVVVCDEPSTMELKVKTLKYFNELEAENIKGL
- the nagE gene encoding N-acetylglucosamine-specific PTS transporter subunit IIBC yields the protein MSILGYLQKVGRALMVPVATLPAAAILMGVGYWIDPVSWGGDNALAALFIKSGAAIIDNMSVLFAIGVAYGMSKDKDGAAALTGFVGFLVLTTLCSPAAVAMIQKIPADQVPAAFGKISNQFVGILVGIISAELYNRFSSVELPKALSFFSGRRLVPILTSFVMIFVAFIMMYIWPLIFDGLVNFGEHIQKLGSAGAGVYAFFNRLLIPVGLHHALNSVFWFDVAGINDIPNFLGGAQSIESGKAVVGITGRYQAGFFPIMMFGLPGAALAIYHCARPENKAKVLGIMMAGAFAAFFTGITEPLEFSFMFVAPVLYFIHAVLTGISVFIAASMHWIAGFGFSAGLVDMVLSSRNPLATHWWMLIPQGLVFFAIYYVVFRFTITKFNLMTPGRELAVAGSEADGQDVNVSANADQDVAGLARQYIAAVGGSDNLTGIDACITRLRLNVKDSSLVNEALAKRLGASGVIRLNKTSVQIIVGFVAEKIANAMKTTGPVAASESASAPVAAPTAAKPQAVPNATTIAALVSPVTGEVVAIEQVPDEAFASKAVGDGVAVVPTEKLVVSPAAGTIVKIFNTNHAFCLETEKGAEIVVHMGIDTVALGGKGFTRLVEEGAEVVAGEPILEMDLDYLNAHARSMISPVVCSNIDDFSGLVIQAKGQVVAGQTPLYEIKGK
- the nagA gene encoding N-acetylglucosamine-6-phosphate deacetylase encodes the protein MYALTHGRIYTGHEILDDHAIVIANGLIERVCPLAALPPGIEQRSLNGAILSPGFIDVQLNGCGGVQFNDTAEAVTVDTLEIMQHANEKSGCTSYLPTLITTSDDLMKQGIRVMREYLAKHPNQALGLHLEGPWLNIVKKGTHNPSFVRKPDAELVDFMCANADVITKVTLAPEMTGPDVISKLAAAGIVVSAGHSNATLKEAKTGFRAGITFATHLYNAMPYITGREPGLVGAILDEPDVYCGIIADGLHVDYTNIRNAKRLKGDKLCLVTDATAPAGANIEQFIFAGKTIYYRNGLCVDENGTLSGSALTMIEGVRNLVEHCGIALDEVLRMATLYPARAIGVDKQLGGIAPGMVANLTAFTHDYKITKTIVNGNEVVTE
- the fur gene encoding ferric iron uptake transcriptional regulator, with amino-acid sequence MTDNNTALKKAGLKVTLPRLKILEVLQGPDNHHVSAEDLYKRLIDMGEEIGLATVYRVLNQFDDAGIVTRHNFEGGKSVFELTQQHHHDHLICLDCGKVIEFSDESIESRQREIATRHGIRLTNHSLYLYGHCAEGDCRENDHAHDTK
- the chiQ gene encoding ChiQ/YbfN family lipoprotein, with product MLKKLIIVAVLASGLVACAQPQAPKEDSRLKEAYSACINTAKGSPDKIQACQSVLTVLKKDKAHEQFATQENVRVLDYQACIQARQTGNDQEVAKRCDKVWQEIRSNNSK